From Streptomyces griseorubiginosus, one genomic window encodes:
- the panC gene encoding pantoate--beta-alanine ligase has product MSITPLRTADELHARTRAGRRAVVMTMGALHEGHATLIRTAREIAGPDGEVVVTVFVNPLQFGAGEDLDRYPRTLDADLKIAEDAGADAVFAPSVDEVYPGGEPQVRISAGPMGERLEGASRPGHFDGMLTVVAKLLHLTRPDVALYGQKDAQQLALIRRMVRDLNFGIDIVGVPTVREDDGLAMSSRNRYLTPQQRRTALALSRALFAGRDRHAAQEALRARAREVPATHARAEALSALGESRAAADAHAVAKALPGAPSAVRAAARLILDDAARQDPPLALDYLALVDPSDFSEIDDDFTGEAVLAVAARVGTTRLIDNIPLTFGKTLGAAS; this is encoded by the coding sequence ATGAGCATCACCCCGCTGCGCACCGCCGACGAACTGCACGCACGCACGCGTGCGGGCCGCCGGGCCGTCGTGATGACCATGGGCGCCCTGCACGAGGGCCACGCCACCCTGATCCGCACCGCGCGCGAGATCGCGGGACCGGACGGCGAGGTCGTCGTCACCGTCTTCGTGAACCCCCTCCAGTTCGGTGCGGGGGAGGACCTCGACCGCTACCCGCGCACCCTGGACGCCGACCTCAAGATCGCCGAGGACGCCGGCGCGGACGCCGTCTTCGCGCCCTCGGTCGACGAGGTCTACCCGGGCGGCGAGCCCCAGGTGCGCATCAGCGCGGGCCCCATGGGGGAGCGCCTGGAGGGCGCCTCGCGCCCCGGTCACTTCGACGGCATGCTCACCGTCGTCGCCAAGCTGCTCCACCTCACCCGCCCCGACGTCGCCCTCTACGGCCAGAAGGACGCCCAGCAGCTCGCCCTGATCCGCCGCATGGTGCGCGACCTGAACTTCGGCATCGACATCGTCGGCGTGCCCACCGTGCGCGAGGACGACGGCCTGGCCATGTCCAGCCGCAACCGCTACCTCACCCCGCAGCAGCGGCGCACGGCGCTCGCGCTGTCCCGGGCCCTGTTCGCGGGCCGCGACCGGCACGCAGCGCAGGAGGCACTGCGCGCGCGGGCCCGCGAGGTACCCGCCACCCACGCGCGTGCCGAGGCCCTGAGCGCCCTCGGCGAATCCCGCGCGGCCGCCGACGCGCACGCCGTCGCCAAGGCCCTCCCGGGCGCCCCCTCGGCCGTCCGCGCGGCCGCCCGGCTGATCCTGGACGACGCCGCCCGCCAGGACCCGCCGCTCGCCCTGGACTACCTCGCGCTCGTCGACCCGTCCGACTTCAGCGAGATCGACGACGACTTCACCGGCGAGGCCGTCCTCGCCGTCGCCGCCCGGGTAGGGACGACCCGGCTGATCGACAACATCCCCCTGACCTTCGGAAAAACCCTCGGAGCCGCCTCGTGA
- a CDS encoding Rossmann-like and DUF2520 domain-containing protein: MSTAQQPDSKDRPARLTVGVVGAGRVGPALAASLQLAGHRPVAVSGVSDASRRRAELMLPDVPLVAPADVLQRADLVLLTVPDDTLPGLVEGLAETGAVRPGQLLVHTSGRYGAKVLDPALRAGALPLALHPAMTFTGTPVDVQRLAGCSFGVTAPEELRLAAEALVIEMGGEPEWIEEAKRPLYHAALALGANHLVTLVAQAMELLRSAGVEAPDRMLGPLLGAALDNALRSGDAALTGPVARGDAGTVAAHVTELRKHAPQTVAGYLAMARATADRALAQGLLKPELAEDLLGVLAGQTDGTHGSEGDAR, encoded by the coding sequence GTGAGTACAGCCCAACAGCCAGACAGCAAGGACCGCCCCGCGCGGCTCACCGTAGGCGTCGTCGGCGCCGGCCGTGTGGGTCCCGCGCTCGCCGCGTCCCTCCAGCTCGCCGGGCACCGCCCGGTGGCCGTCTCCGGGGTCTCCGACGCCTCCCGGCGGCGTGCCGAGCTGATGCTCCCGGACGTTCCGCTCGTCGCCCCCGCGGACGTCCTCCAGCGCGCCGACCTGGTGTTGCTGACCGTCCCCGACGACACCCTGCCCGGACTCGTGGAGGGCCTGGCCGAGACCGGGGCCGTGCGGCCGGGGCAGCTGCTCGTGCACACCTCGGGGCGGTACGGCGCGAAAGTCCTGGACCCCGCCCTGCGCGCGGGCGCGCTGCCGCTGGCCCTGCACCCGGCGATGACCTTCACCGGCACCCCCGTGGACGTCCAGCGTCTCGCCGGCTGCTCCTTCGGCGTCACCGCGCCCGAGGAGCTGCGGCTGGCCGCCGAGGCCCTCGTCATCGAGATGGGTGGCGAGCCCGAGTGGATCGAGGAGGCGAAACGCCCGCTCTACCACGCGGCCCTCGCCCTCGGCGCCAACCACCTGGTCACCCTGGTCGCCCAGGCCATGGAACTGCTGCGCTCGGCCGGCGTCGAGGCCCCGGACCGGATGCTCGGCCCGCTGCTCGGCGCCGCCCTCGACAACGCCCTGCGTTCCGGCGACGCGGCGCTCACCGGCCCGGTCGCGCGCGGCGACGCCGGCACCGTCGCCGCGCACGTCACCGAGCTGCGCAAGCACGCCCCGCAGACCGTCGCCGGCTATCTGGCGATGGCCCGCGCGACCGCCGACCGCGCGCTCGCCCAGGGGCTGCTGAAGCCGGAGCTCGCCGAGGACCTGCTCGGGGTGCTCGCCGGCCAGACCGACGGGACCCACGGCTCCGAGGGAGACGCCCGATGA